The following are from one region of the Nicotiana tabacum cultivar K326 chromosome 3, ASM71507v2, whole genome shotgun sequence genome:
- the LOC107822217 gene encoding KH domain-containing protein At4g18375 gives MAGRRDSYGKRSHSQSDYNENGGNKRRSTRNDKDPFSIGPDDTVYRYLCPIKKIGSIIGKGGEIVKQLRVDTKSKIRIGETVPDCDERVVTIYSSSEETNEFDGTEDRVCPSQDALFRVYDKIVNDDTMDEDSEEAPQVTVKLLVPSDQVGCIIGKGGQIVQDIRSETGAQIRILKDKHLPACALSSDELVQISGEVAVVRKALYEIATRLHNNPSRSQHMLASDAPNVYSSSSSLIAPAGGAPIVGIAPLVGPYGGYKGESGDWSRSFYSAPRDESSSKEFSLRLVCPSANIGGVIGKGGVIINQIRQESGAVIKVNSSNTEGDNCVISISAKEFFEDTYSPTIEAALRLQPRCREEVERDSGLISYTTRLLVPASRIGCLIGKGGSIINEMRKITKANIRILSKEDLPKVAAEDEEMVQISGDLDVAKDALVQVTSRLRANLFEKEGPMSAFVPVLPYLPMSTDSDTLKYENRDTRRHAREHSYPTGYGGTSDLPHADGFGSYGTLQSSSSIGYGAYEGYSPAYPKEGYSPAYPKEGYGRSSGSGSSRQNSASRRKSYGY, from the exons aTGGCTGGTCGACGGGATAGCTATGGGAAGCGGTCTCATTCTCAGTCAGACTATAATGAAAATGGGGGAAATAAAAGGAGAAGTACTAGAAACGATAAGGATCCTTTCTCTATTGGCCCGGATGATACAGTATACCGGTACTTGTGCCCAATAAAGAAGATTGGCAGTATCATAGGTAAAGGAGGGGAAATTGTTAAACAATTAAGGGTGGACACTAAATCAAAAATCAGAATTGGAGAGACAGTACCTGACTGTGATGAACGCGTTGTCACCATCTACAGCTCAAGTGAAGAAACAAATGAGTTTGATGGCACTGAAGATCGTGTTTGTCCATCTCAGGATGCCCTTTTCAGAGTATATGATAAAATTGTTAATGATGACACTATGGACGAGGACTCTGAGGAAGCACCACAGGTTACTGTTAAGCTTCTAGTACCTTCAGATCAGGTTGGATGTATTATCGGGAAAGGGGGACAGATAGTTCAGGACATTCGAAGTGAAACTGGTGCGCAGATTCGTATTTTGAAAGATAAGCATTTGCCTGCATGCGCATTGAGCTCAGATGAACTTGTGCAG ATATCTGGTGAAGTTGCTGTAGTGAGGAAGGCTCTCTATGAAATTGCAACTCGTCTTCACAATAATCCATCCCGTTCTCAACACATGCTAGCCTCCGATGCACCAAATGTCTACTCATCGAGCAGTTCACTTATAGCTCCTGCTGGTGGTGCTCCAATAGTGGGAATAGCTCCACTAGTGGGGCCGTATGGGGGTTACAAAGGGGAGAGTGGTGACTGGTCGAGGTCTTTCTACTCAGCTCCAAGGGATGAATCATCTTCAAAGGAATTTTCTCTTCGTTTAGTGTGTCCATCTGCAAATATCGGAGGTGTTATTGGCAAAGGTGGTGTCATAATAAACCAAATTAGACAAGAATCTGGTGCAGTGATCAAGGTTAATAGTTCTAATACTGAAGGTGACAATTGTGTGATTTCTATTTCCGCAAAAGAG TTTTTTGAGGACACATATTCTCCCACAATTGAAGCAGCATTGCGCTTGCAACCAAGGTGCCGTGAGGAAGTGGAACGGGATTCAGGTCTTATATCATACACCACAAGGTTGCTGGTTCCAGCATCTCGAATTGGCTGTCTTATTGGGAAAGGAGGATCCATAATTAATGAGATGAGGAAAATCACGAAAGCTAATATTCGTATTCTCTCGAAGGAAGACCTTCCGAAGGTTGCAGCTGAAGATGAGGAGATGGTACAG ATATCAGGAGATCTTGACGTGGCAAAGGATGCACTCGTACAAGTAACTTCACGTTTAAGGGCAAATCTTTTTGAAAAAGAGGGGCCCATGTCTGCCTTCGTGCCAGTTCTTCCCTACCTCCCCATGTCAACGGATTCAGATACATTGAAATATGAAAACAGAGATACTAGGAGACATGCCCGTGAACATTCCTACCCAACTGGGTATGGTGGTACTAGTGATCTTCCACATGCTGATGGTTTTGGAAGTTATGGTACTCTCCAG AGTAGTAGTAGTATAGGGTATGGGGCATATGAAGGATATTCTCCTGCTTATCCAAAAGAAGGATATTCCCCTGCTTATCCAAAAGAAGGATATGGGCGTTCCAGTGGATCTGG GTCATCAAGGCAAAACTCTGCCTCCCGGAGAAAAAGTTATGGTTATTAG